From the Macaca thibetana thibetana isolate TM-01 chromosome 12, ASM2454274v1, whole genome shotgun sequence genome, one window contains:
- the TUBA4A gene encoding tubulin alpha-4A chain isoform X1 codes for MTGASRTQVQRECISVHVGQAGVQMGNACWELYCLEHGIQPDGQMPSDKTIGGGDDSFTTFFCETGAGKHVPRAVFVDLEPTVIDEIRNGPYRQLFHPEQLITGKEDAANNYARGHYTIGKEIIDPVLDRIRKLSDQCTGLQGFLVFHSFGGGTGSGFTSLLMERLSVDYGKKSKLEFSIYPAPQVSTAVVEPYNSILTTHTTLEHSDCAFMVDNEAIYDICRRNLDIERPTYTNLNRLISQIVSSITASLRFDGALNVDLTEFQTNLVPYPRIHFPLATYAPVISAEKAYHEQLSVAEITNACFEPANQMVKCDPRHGKYMACCLLYRGDVVPKDVNAAIAAIKTKRSIQFVDWCPTGFKVGINYQPPTVVPGGDLAKVQRAVCMLSNTTAIAEAWARLDHKFDLMYAKRAFVHWYVGEGMEEGEFSEAREDMAALEKDYEEVGIDSYEDEDEGEE; via the exons ATGACCGGCGCCTCCAGGACGCAGGTGCAG CGTGAATGCATCTCAGTCCACGTGGGGCAGGCAGGTGTCCAGATGGGCAATGCCTGCTGGGAGCTCTATTGCTTGGAACATGGGATTCAGCCTGATGGGCAGATGCCCAGTGACAAGACCATTGGTGGAGGGGACGACTCCTTCACCACCTTCTTCTGTGAAACTGGTGCTGGAAAACACGTGCCACGGGCAGTTTTTGTGGATCTGGAGCCTACAGTCATTG ATGAGATCCGAAATGGCCCATACCGACAGCTCTTCCACCCAGAGCAGCTCATCACTGGGAAAGAGGATGCTGCCAACAACTATGCCCGTGGTCACTATACCATTGGCAAGGAGATCATTGACCCAGTGCTGGATCGGATCCGGAAGCTG TCTGACCAGTGCACAGGACTTCAGGGCTTCCTAGTGTTCCACAGCTTTGGCGGGGGCACTGGCTCTGGCTTCACCTCACTCCTGATGGAACGGCTCTCTGTTGACTATGGCAAGAAATCCAAGCTGGAATTCTCCATCTACCCAGCCCCCCAGGTGTCTACAGCCGTGGTCGAGCCCTACAACTCTATCCTGACCACCCACACCACCCTGGAGCACTCAGACTGTGCCTTCATGGTGGACAACGAAGCAATTTATGACATCTGCCGCCGCAACCTAGACATCGAGCGCCCAACCTACACCAACCTCAATCGCCTCATTAGCCAAATCGTCTCCTCCATCACGGCTTCTCTGCGCTTTGACGGGGCCCTCAATGTGGACCTGacagagttccagaccaacctggtgCCCTACCCTCGCATCCACTTCCCCCTGGCCACCTATGCACCAGTCATCTCTGCAGAAAAGGCATACCACGAGCAGCTGTCGGTGGCAGAGATCACCAATGCCTGTTTTGAGCCTGCCAACCAGATGGTGAAGTGTGATCCCCGGCACGGCAAGTACATGGCCTGCTGCCTGCTGTACCGTGGAGATGTGGTGCCCAAGGATGTCAACGCTGCCATCGCTGCCATCAAGACCAAGCGCAGCATTCAGTTTGTGGACTGGTGCCCCACAGGCTTCAAGGTTGGTATCAACTACCAGCCTCCCACTGTGGTGCCTGGGGGTGACCTGGCCAAGGTGCAGCGTGCCGTGTGCATGCTGAGCAACACGACAGCCATCGCTGAGGCCTGGGCCCGCCTGGACCACAAGTTCGACCTGATGTATGCCAAGAGGGCGTTTGTGCACTGGTACGTGGGTGAGGGCATGGAGGAGGGTGAGTTCTCCGAGGCCCGTGAGGATATGGCTGCTCTGGAGAAGGATTACGAGGAGGTGGGCATCGACTCCTATGAGGACGAGGATGAGGGAGAAGAATAA
- the TUBA4A gene encoding tubulin alpha-4A chain isoform X3 yields MGNACWELYCLEHGIQPDGQMPSDKTIGGGDDSFTTFFCETGAGKHVPRAVFVDLEPTVIDEIRNGPYRQLFHPEQLITGKEDAANNYARGHYTIGKEIIDPVLDRIRKLSDQCTGLQGFLVFHSFGGGTGSGFTSLLMERLSVDYGKKSKLEFSIYPAPQVSTAVVEPYNSILTTHTTLEHSDCAFMVDNEAIYDICRRNLDIERPTYTNLNRLISQIVSSITASLRFDGALNVDLTEFQTNLVPYPRIHFPLATYAPVISAEKAYHEQLSVAEITNACFEPANQMVKCDPRHGKYMACCLLYRGDVVPKDVNAAIAAIKTKRSIQFVDWCPTGFKVGINYQPPTVVPGGDLAKVQRAVCMLSNTTAIAEAWARLDHKFDLMYAKRAFVHWYVGEGMEEGEFSEAREDMAALEKDYEEVGIDSYEDEDEGEE; encoded by the exons ATGGGCAATGCCTGCTGGGAGCTCTATTGCTTGGAACATGGGATTCAGCCTGATGGGCAGATGCCCAGTGACAAGACCATTGGTGGAGGGGACGACTCCTTCACCACCTTCTTCTGTGAAACTGGTGCTGGAAAACACGTGCCACGGGCAGTTTTTGTGGATCTGGAGCCTACAGTCATTG ATGAGATCCGAAATGGCCCATACCGACAGCTCTTCCACCCAGAGCAGCTCATCACTGGGAAAGAGGATGCTGCCAACAACTATGCCCGTGGTCACTATACCATTGGCAAGGAGATCATTGACCCAGTGCTGGATCGGATCCGGAAGCTG TCTGACCAGTGCACAGGACTTCAGGGCTTCCTAGTGTTCCACAGCTTTGGCGGGGGCACTGGCTCTGGCTTCACCTCACTCCTGATGGAACGGCTCTCTGTTGACTATGGCAAGAAATCCAAGCTGGAATTCTCCATCTACCCAGCCCCCCAGGTGTCTACAGCCGTGGTCGAGCCCTACAACTCTATCCTGACCACCCACACCACCCTGGAGCACTCAGACTGTGCCTTCATGGTGGACAACGAAGCAATTTATGACATCTGCCGCCGCAACCTAGACATCGAGCGCCCAACCTACACCAACCTCAATCGCCTCATTAGCCAAATCGTCTCCTCCATCACGGCTTCTCTGCGCTTTGACGGGGCCCTCAATGTGGACCTGacagagttccagaccaacctggtgCCCTACCCTCGCATCCACTTCCCCCTGGCCACCTATGCACCAGTCATCTCTGCAGAAAAGGCATACCACGAGCAGCTGTCGGTGGCAGAGATCACCAATGCCTGTTTTGAGCCTGCCAACCAGATGGTGAAGTGTGATCCCCGGCACGGCAAGTACATGGCCTGCTGCCTGCTGTACCGTGGAGATGTGGTGCCCAAGGATGTCAACGCTGCCATCGCTGCCATCAAGACCAAGCGCAGCATTCAGTTTGTGGACTGGTGCCCCACAGGCTTCAAGGTTGGTATCAACTACCAGCCTCCCACTGTGGTGCCTGGGGGTGACCTGGCCAAGGTGCAGCGTGCCGTGTGCATGCTGAGCAACACGACAGCCATCGCTGAGGCCTGGGCCCGCCTGGACCACAAGTTCGACCTGATGTATGCCAAGAGGGCGTTTGTGCACTGGTACGTGGGTGAGGGCATGGAGGAGGGTGAGTTCTCCGAGGCCCGTGAGGATATGGCTGCTCTGGAGAAGGATTACGAGGAGGTGGGCATCGACTCCTATGAGGACGAGGATGAGGGAGAAGAATAA
- the STK16 gene encoding serine/threonine-protein kinase 16 produces MGHALCVCSRGTVIIDNKRYLFIQKLGEGGFSYVDLVEGLHDGHFYALKRILCHEQQDREEAQREADMHRLFSHPNILRLVAYCLRERGAKHEAWLLLPFFKRGTLWNEIERLKDKGNFLTEDQILWLLLGICRGLEAIHAKGYAHRDLKPTNILLGDEGQPVLMDLGSMNQACINVEGSRQALTLQDWAAQRCTISYRAPELFSVQSHCVIDERTDVWSLGCVLYAMMFGEGPYDMVFQKGDSVALAVQNQLSIPQSPRHSSALRQLLASMMTVDPHQRPHIPLLLSQLEALQPPAPGQHTTQI; encoded by the exons ATGGGCCACGCGCTGTGTGTCTGCTCTCGGGGAACTGTCATCATTGACAATAAGCGCTACCTCTTCATCCAGAAACTGGGGGAGGG TGGGTTCAGCTATGTGGACCTAGTGGAAGGGTTACATGATGGACACTTCTACGCCCTGAAGCGAATCCTGTGTCACGAGCAGCAGGACCGGGAGGAGGCCCAGCGAGAAGCCGACATGCATCGCCTCTTCAGTCACCCCAACATCCTTCGCCTCGTGGCTTACTGTCTGAGGGAGCGGGGTGCTAAGCATGAGGCCTGGCTGCTGCTACCGTTCTTCAAG AGAGGTACGCTGTGGAATGAGATAGAAAGGCTGAAGGACAAAGGCAACTTCCTGACCGAGGATCAAATCCTTTGGCTGCTGCTGGGGATCTGCAGAGGCCTTGAGGCCATTCATGCCAAGGGTTATGCCCACAG GGACTTGAAGCCCACCAATATATTGCTCGGAGATGAGGGGCAGCCAGTTTTAATGGACTTGGGTTCTATGAATCAAGCATGCATCAATGTGGAGGGCTCCCGCCAGGCTCTGACCCTGCAG GACTGGGCAGCCCAGCGGTGCACCATCTCCTACCGAGCCCCAGAGCTCTTCTCTGTGCAGAGTCACTGTGTCATCGATGAGCGGACTGATGTCTGG TCCCTAGGCTGCGTGCTATATGCCATGATGTTTGGAGAAGGCCCTTATGACATGGTGTTCCAAAAGGGTGACAGTGTGGCCCTTGCTGTGCAGAACCAACTCAGCATCCCACAAAGCCCCAG GCATTCTTCAGCATTGCGGCAGCTCCTGGCCTCGATGATGACCGTGGACCCGCATCAGCGTCCTCACATTCCTCTCCTCCTCAGTCAGCTGGAGGCGCTGCAGCCCCCAGCTCCTGGCCAGCATACTACCCAAATCTGA
- the TUBA4A gene encoding tubulin alpha-4A chain isoform X2 gives MRECISVHVGQAGVQMGNACWELYCLEHGIQPDGQMPSDKTIGGGDDSFTTFFCETGAGKHVPRAVFVDLEPTVIDEIRNGPYRQLFHPEQLITGKEDAANNYARGHYTIGKEIIDPVLDRIRKLSDQCTGLQGFLVFHSFGGGTGSGFTSLLMERLSVDYGKKSKLEFSIYPAPQVSTAVVEPYNSILTTHTTLEHSDCAFMVDNEAIYDICRRNLDIERPTYTNLNRLISQIVSSITASLRFDGALNVDLTEFQTNLVPYPRIHFPLATYAPVISAEKAYHEQLSVAEITNACFEPANQMVKCDPRHGKYMACCLLYRGDVVPKDVNAAIAAIKTKRSIQFVDWCPTGFKVGINYQPPTVVPGGDLAKVQRAVCMLSNTTAIAEAWARLDHKFDLMYAKRAFVHWYVGEGMEEGEFSEAREDMAALEKDYEEVGIDSYEDEDEGEE, from the exons ATG CGTGAATGCATCTCAGTCCACGTGGGGCAGGCAGGTGTCCAGATGGGCAATGCCTGCTGGGAGCTCTATTGCTTGGAACATGGGATTCAGCCTGATGGGCAGATGCCCAGTGACAAGACCATTGGTGGAGGGGACGACTCCTTCACCACCTTCTTCTGTGAAACTGGTGCTGGAAAACACGTGCCACGGGCAGTTTTTGTGGATCTGGAGCCTACAGTCATTG ATGAGATCCGAAATGGCCCATACCGACAGCTCTTCCACCCAGAGCAGCTCATCACTGGGAAAGAGGATGCTGCCAACAACTATGCCCGTGGTCACTATACCATTGGCAAGGAGATCATTGACCCAGTGCTGGATCGGATCCGGAAGCTG TCTGACCAGTGCACAGGACTTCAGGGCTTCCTAGTGTTCCACAGCTTTGGCGGGGGCACTGGCTCTGGCTTCACCTCACTCCTGATGGAACGGCTCTCTGTTGACTATGGCAAGAAATCCAAGCTGGAATTCTCCATCTACCCAGCCCCCCAGGTGTCTACAGCCGTGGTCGAGCCCTACAACTCTATCCTGACCACCCACACCACCCTGGAGCACTCAGACTGTGCCTTCATGGTGGACAACGAAGCAATTTATGACATCTGCCGCCGCAACCTAGACATCGAGCGCCCAACCTACACCAACCTCAATCGCCTCATTAGCCAAATCGTCTCCTCCATCACGGCTTCTCTGCGCTTTGACGGGGCCCTCAATGTGGACCTGacagagttccagaccaacctggtgCCCTACCCTCGCATCCACTTCCCCCTGGCCACCTATGCACCAGTCATCTCTGCAGAAAAGGCATACCACGAGCAGCTGTCGGTGGCAGAGATCACCAATGCCTGTTTTGAGCCTGCCAACCAGATGGTGAAGTGTGATCCCCGGCACGGCAAGTACATGGCCTGCTGCCTGCTGTACCGTGGAGATGTGGTGCCCAAGGATGTCAACGCTGCCATCGCTGCCATCAAGACCAAGCGCAGCATTCAGTTTGTGGACTGGTGCCCCACAGGCTTCAAGGTTGGTATCAACTACCAGCCTCCCACTGTGGTGCCTGGGGGTGACCTGGCCAAGGTGCAGCGTGCCGTGTGCATGCTGAGCAACACGACAGCCATCGCTGAGGCCTGGGCCCGCCTGGACCACAAGTTCGACCTGATGTATGCCAAGAGGGCGTTTGTGCACTGGTACGTGGGTGAGGGCATGGAGGAGGGTGAGTTCTCCGAGGCCCGTGAGGATATGGCTGCTCTGGAGAAGGATTACGAGGAGGTGGGCATCGACTCCTATGAGGACGAGGATGAGGGAGAAGAATAA